A region from the Mycoplasmopsis phocirhinis genome encodes:
- a CDS encoding phosphotransacetylase, protein MKFTDLIQSNIAQIKQKKRIVLVDGDDQRAIEAAKILEQYKNLEVILLLEKEQNIETNATLLNMNKDEAKKLQFAQMLFQQREAAAKAKGKENKDTLESIQKAMQQRPFYAMMMLETGEVDGVVGGLIYSTADMLKAAFKVIGPSKGIKTISSVMIMHKDENTLFFSDISVNPKPDQSALTDIGLNAAQFVNGFGIEPKVAFLSFSTNFSAKTPETEMVHNATVDFNQKYNGVKAIGEVQLDAALDLNVRKAKYPIESYNQPANTLIFPNLEAGNIGYKLTQRLADYGAIGPIIVGTKKPVNDLSRGAKVNDVVNTVLITMIQSQGAKNE, encoded by the coding sequence ATGAAATTTACAGATTTAATTCAAAGTAATATTGCTCAAATTAAACAAAAAAAACGTATTGTTTTAGTTGATGGCGATGACCAAAGAGCAATTGAAGCTGCTAAAATTTTAGAACAATACAAAAATTTAGAAGTTATTTTGTTATTAGAAAAAGAACAAAATATTGAAACAAACGCAACATTGTTAAATATGAATAAAGATGAAGCAAAAAAATTGCAATTTGCTCAAATGTTATTTCAACAACGAGAAGCAGCTGCTAAAGCAAAAGGTAAAGAAAACAAAGACACATTAGAATCTATTCAAAAAGCAATGCAACAAAGACCATTTTACGCAATGATGATGCTTGAAACCGGTGAAGTTGATGGAGTTGTTGGTGGTTTGATTTATTCAACCGCGGATATGCTGAAAGCTGCTTTTAAAGTTATTGGCCCTTCAAAAGGTATTAAAACAATTAGTTCAGTAATGATAATGCACAAAGACGAAAACACTTTATTTTTCAGTGATATTTCAGTTAATCCTAAACCAGATCAAAGTGCCCTAACAGATATTGGTTTAAATGCTGCTCAATTTGTTAATGGATTTGGAATAGAACCCAAAGTTGCTTTTTTAAGTTTTTCAACAAATTTTAGTGCTAAAACACCAGAAACCGAAATGGTTCATAACGCAACTGTTGATTTCAACCAAAAATACAATGGTGTAAAAGCAATTGGAGAAGTGCAATTAGATGCTGCGTTAGATTTAAATGTAAGAAAAGCGAAATATCCTATCGAATCATACAACCAACCAGCAAACACTTTAATTTTTCCAAATTTAGAAGCTGGAAATATTGGATATAAATTAACGCAACGTTTAGCAGATTATGGTGCTATTGGTCCAATTATAGTTGGAACTAAAAAACCAGTTAATGATTTATCAAGAGGTGCGAAAGTAAACGATGTAGTTAATACAGTTTTAATCACAATGATACAAAGTCAAGGAGCAAAAAATGAGTAA
- a CDS encoding MAG1360 family OppF-related protein: MSKNKKILTIENLFQPAKNKNYVFIPQLNLFKNTANAFLIIDENTELFKKQFKTIINKKNNIKILYEYNEYKDVVCHSDTKTIDKKISFYNLETPQSSENNISIVREYQRIKRNYQYNIQTIQWLFKILNTYQYQLKTEILSVFETKINSLHTLISDLKRDSQIMSNKFWQIFTQNSTVELNNQILTYIENQKYYNELIMGEFLDLFRTIYNISLNISSRYWKSPEFNTKIDLEKKQKRLQILLKMQKTNKETIKRELYLRDIKSLLKHLIQLKTFKRINCKKTMTSLISWFKKSVIIDQEKYNYFINSPAQTRYIVKQILLKKYIAKLVHKKLLSLRYLEHKDIDELKNNLISRLNLFISNNLSNKNIEQNFNSTKIKKIISNEFWFDFTPYIEISRFNQELFNNQIKNLRNKYRKISQKKLNVFGIENYKEQIKNAKNNLELLNEEFEWKKSLLQSEFKQFNSKHKLINNKIKFIKFYYKTINDYNDKIAQKINNLNINPNFQNDYKQMFQQIENSFNTLKSVAFLFEYLELLREFIFTKFTLSKTNLIKIDLFTKLIQILNSAAFSNNSLTKTFNNISLISRLKMSFLAELKEETQIVFISDDENIKDQNLKSEFLRIVGEIAKKNNLTYTFITNDRSIVEFQNFDNIYVFFDNKLIEFGNKEKIFNNPLHPVFHSWLHNTKGVEFNSHNYIFNECFKYDQQHYLIASNSEIKSLNIDSIYTNLNNIDHDTNENLINELETYSNTKETMIVDLNLIDQIQSSQTMTWEYNMSKINDDEAINTALIDQNSDAY; encoded by the coding sequence ATGTCAAAAAATAAAAAAATATTAACAATTGAAAATTTATTCCAGCCAGCGAAAAATAAAAATTATGTGTTTATTCCACAATTAAATTTATTTAAAAATACGGCAAATGCTTTTTTAATTATTGATGAAAATACCGAATTGTTTAAAAAACAATTTAAAACAATAATCAACAAAAAAAATAATATTAAAATATTGTATGAATATAACGAATATAAAGATGTCGTGTGTCATAGCGATACTAAAACAATAGATAAAAAAATATCCTTTTATAATCTTGAAACACCACAAAGTAGCGAAAACAACATTTCAATTGTAAGAGAATATCAACGTATCAAGCGAAATTATCAATATAACATACAAACAATACAATGATTATTCAAAATTTTAAATACATATCAATACCAATTAAAAACAGAAATACTAAGTGTTTTTGAAACAAAAATAAACTCATTACATACCTTAATTTCTGATTTAAAAAGAGATTCTCAAATAATGAGTAATAAATTTTGACAAATTTTTACACAAAATAGTACAGTTGAATTAAATAATCAAATTTTAACTTATATCGAAAACCAAAAATATTACAATGAACTTATCATGGGTGAGTTTTTAGACCTATTTAGAACTATTTATAATATAAGTCTTAATATTTCTTCACGATATTGAAAAAGTCCTGAATTTAACACAAAAATAGATCTTGAAAAAAAACAAAAAAGATTACAGATTTTGCTAAAAATGCAAAAAACTAACAAAGAAACAATCAAAAGAGAATTATATTTACGCGATATTAAATCATTGCTAAAACATTTAATTCAACTCAAAACATTCAAACGTATTAATTGTAAAAAAACAATGACATCTTTAATAAGTTGATTTAAAAAATCAGTCATAATTGACCAAGAAAAATATAATTATTTTATTAATAGTCCAGCACAAACTCGCTACATCGTAAAACAGATTTTGTTAAAAAAATATATTGCAAAATTAGTACATAAAAAATTACTAAGCTTAAGATATTTAGAGCATAAAGATATTGATGAACTGAAAAATAACCTTATTTCACGTTTAAATTTATTTATTTCAAACAATTTATCAAATAAAAATATTGAACAAAATTTTAATTCGACAAAAATCAAAAAAATAATTTCAAATGAATTTTGGTTTGACTTTACTCCATATATTGAAATTAGCAGATTCAATCAAGAATTGTTTAATAACCAAATTAAAAATTTGCGCAACAAGTATAGGAAAATAAGTCAAAAAAAATTAAATGTGTTTGGAATTGAAAATTATAAAGAACAAATCAAAAACGCAAAAAATAACTTAGAATTATTAAATGAAGAATTTGAATGAAAAAAATCCCTTTTGCAAAGTGAATTTAAGCAATTTAACTCAAAACATAAATTAATAAATAATAAAATTAAATTTATTAAATTTTATTACAAAACTATTAATGATTATAATGACAAAATTGCACAAAAAATTAATAATTTAAATATTAATCCAAATTTTCAAAATGATTATAAGCAAATGTTTCAACAAATTGAAAATTCATTCAATACACTTAAATCAGTCGCCTTTTTATTTGAATATTTAGAATTATTGCGTGAATTTATTTTTACAAAATTTACTTTAAGCAAAACAAATTTAATTAAAATTGACCTATTCACTAAATTAATTCAAATTTTAAACTCAGCAGCTTTTAGTAATAATTCTTTAACAAAAACATTCAATAATATATCACTAATATCACGTCTTAAAATGAGCTTTTTAGCAGAATTGAAGGAAGAAACACAAATTGTTTTTATAAGTGATGATGAAAATATAAAAGATCAAAATTTAAAAAGTGAATTTTTAAGGATTGTAGGCGAAATTGCTAAAAAAAATAATTTAACTTATACTTTTATAACTAATGATCGTAGCATTGTTGAATTTCAAAATTTTGACAATATTTACGTGTTTTTTGACAACAAATTAATTGAATTTGGTAATAAAGAAAAAATTTTTAACAACCCTTTACATCCAGTGTTTCATTCATGATTGCACAACACAAAAGGCGTAGAATTTAATTCTCATAATTATATTTTTAACGAATGTTTTAAATATGACCAACAACATTATTTAATTGCATCAAACAGTGAAATAAAAAGTTTAAATATTGACAGTATATACACTAATTTAAATAATATCGACCATGATACAAACGAAAATTTAATCAATGAACTTGAAACATATTCAAATACTAAAGAAACAATGATTGTGGACTTAAATTTGATCGATCAAATTCAATCATCACAAACGATGACATGGGAATATAATATGAGTAAAATCAATGATGATGAAGCAATAAATACTGCTTTAATCGATCAAAATTCAGATGCGTATTAA
- a CDS encoding bifunctional 5,10-methylenetetrahydrofolate dehydrogenase/5,10-methenyltetrahydrofolate cyclohydrolase, protein MKILDGKKVALELTNQLKNEFEQISIELGRKPVLGIVRIGDDITGATDVYVQKKIEKGEELGVDVKVFKFAGDKSRFKFILKQLDKINDETDGIIVQLPIGGELSIYKQPILDSIRFNKDVDGLSSRNSFNFYNKTDEFKFTPATAQAIITLVNHYNIDVKDKKVAVIGRGILVGKPAASLFKEMGAHVSTHNRESGIKGVENADILVVAAGSPNLISKKNIKQGAIVFDVGATLIEKDGRKVICGDVDIDDLEGHIEAIAPARGGVGPLTVVSLFQNLLEALKNNNKI, encoded by the coding sequence ATGAAAATCTTAGATGGAAAAAAAGTAGCGTTAGAATTAACAAACCAATTAAAAAATGAATTTGAGCAAATTTCAATTGAATTAGGTCGCAAACCAGTTCTAGGTATTGTTCGAATTGGTGATGATATAACAGGTGCTACTGATGTTTATGTCCAAAAAAAAATTGAAAAAGGTGAAGAATTAGGAGTTGATGTTAAAGTATTTAAATTTGCAGGTGATAAATCACGTTTTAAATTTATTTTAAAACAACTCGATAAAATTAATGATGAAACTGATGGAATTATAGTTCAATTACCAATCGGTGGTGAATTATCAATTTATAAACAACCAATTTTAGATTCAATTCGCTTTAATAAAGATGTCGATGGTTTAAGTTCAAGAAATTCGTTTAATTTTTACAATAAAACTGATGAATTTAAATTTACGCCAGCAACCGCGCAAGCAATAATTACACTAGTTAATCACTACAATATAGATGTTAAAGACAAAAAAGTAGCAGTAATTGGTCGTGGAATTTTAGTTGGTAAGCCGGCTGCATCTTTATTTAAAGAAATGGGCGCTCATGTTTCAACCCACAATCGCGAATCAGGTATTAAAGGAGTTGAAAATGCTGATATTTTAGTCGTTGCTGCTGGAAGCCCTAACCTAATTAGCAAAAAAAATATCAAACAGGGTGCTATTGTTTTTGATGTAGGAGCTACTTTAATAGAAAAAGATGGTCGCAAAGTTATTTGTGGCGATGTTGATATAGACGATTTAGAAGGTCATATTGAAGCAATAGCGCCTGCAAGAGGAGGTGTTGGACCTTTAACAGTGGTTTCATTATTTCAAAACCTATTAGAAGCACTTAAAAATAATAATAAAATTTAA
- a CDS encoding valine--tRNA ligase, producing MQLDKLYQPNKFESKISKKWKLKKFFSEHDQTKKPFTILLPPPNITGKLHLGHALNTSIQDAIIRYKKLKGFDVFYIAGMDHAGIATQSKVESNIYNLTGKTKHDFGREEFIKKIWEWKDEYSASIRQQWEVLGLGLDYERERFTLDEESNQAVNRAFIEFYKRGLIYRGTKAINWDPKLKTAISNIEVIAKPTEQNMLYIKYQIANSNEYLTIATVRPETMLSDVAVIYNPNDSRYNSMQNISLIHPLTKQNIPFIPDEYTEIDFGSGLMKLSAHAEVDIDLIKKHNLKINETIDQNGFINAPNSQFHKMERFQARKAIEKYLIENNLIVKIEKTISNVGYSERSGEPVEILVMPQWFVKMEQLNHTILDHLNTTQAIKFFPKRFKQTLKKWMQNAHDWTISRQLWWGHRIPAWYKDNQIKVQVNSPGEQWIQDNDVLDTWFSSGLAPFSFLGWPSENSNQVLNRYFPTSLLVTGYDIIFFWVARMYFFSLSFQNNKPFSQLLLTGLVRDEQGRKFSKSLGNGIDPIEVINQYGADALRWFLTTNTTPGLDIRYSEDKMRSAWGLCNKIWNIARYIQNLPDDTTKSNTAADNWIHNRMVKMNKKIDNAFKNYDLTVVGYELNKFIYNDFSSWYVELLKIMPNKNAALNNFKKLLIILHPLLPFISDYLYKTLFDEEILNSRPLRLRMIKQQNIIDVENIIKIVSILRKYREDNQISKKNVLFYDVNITKNQFNIDAIAKLANAQIKINNDTVYVDGDIVVNIEQSIEQKNEYINSIKSKIGELENEIERAQKMLNNPNFIAKAPSNKIELEQQKLQKYTKELEQYKEELKWKS from the coding sequence ATGCAATTAGATAAATTATACCAACCCAACAAATTTGAATCAAAAATTTCAAAAAAATGAAAATTAAAAAAATTTTTTAGCGAACATGACCAAACAAAAAAACCATTTACAATTCTTTTACCACCACCAAATATTACTGGTAAATTACATCTAGGCCACGCCTTAAATACATCTATTCAAGATGCGATTATTCGCTATAAAAAATTAAAGGGTTTTGATGTATTTTATATAGCCGGGATGGATCACGCTGGTATTGCAACTCAAAGTAAAGTTGAAAGTAATATTTATAATTTAACCGGTAAAACAAAACACGATTTTGGCCGAGAAGAATTTATTAAAAAAATATGAGAGTGAAAAGATGAATACTCTGCTTCAATTAGACAACAATGAGAGGTTTTAGGTTTAGGTTTAGATTATGAACGAGAACGTTTTACGTTAGACGAAGAATCAAATCAAGCCGTAAATCGAGCTTTTATTGAATTTTATAAACGAGGTTTAATTTATCGGGGTACAAAAGCAATCAATTGAGATCCCAAATTAAAAACTGCAATTTCAAATATTGAAGTTATAGCTAAACCAACAGAACAAAATATGTTGTATATTAAATATCAAATTGCAAATTCAAATGAATATTTAACTATCGCAACTGTTCGTCCAGAGACAATGCTCTCTGATGTGGCAGTTATATATAATCCTAATGATTCGCGTTATAATTCAATGCAAAATATAAGCCTTATCCATCCTTTAACTAAACAAAATATTCCTTTTATCCCAGACGAATACACCGAAATAGATTTTGGAAGCGGTTTAATGAAATTATCTGCCCACGCAGAAGTGGATATTGACCTTATCAAAAAACATAATTTAAAAATAAACGAAACTATTGACCAAAATGGCTTTATTAATGCTCCTAATTCTCAATTCCACAAAATGGAACGTTTTCAAGCCCGCAAAGCCATTGAAAAATATTTAATTGAGAATAATCTAATCGTAAAAATCGAAAAAACAATTTCAAATGTTGGCTATTCAGAAAGAAGCGGTGAACCAGTTGAAATTTTAGTGATGCCGCAGTGATTTGTTAAAATGGAACAATTAAATCATACGATTCTTGACCATTTAAACACAACACAGGCAATTAAATTTTTCCCTAAACGATTTAAGCAAACACTTAAAAAATGAATGCAAAACGCACATGATTGAACAATATCGCGTCAATTATGATGAGGTCATCGTATTCCTGCTTGATATAAAGATAACCAGATTAAAGTTCAAGTCAATTCACCAGGCGAACAATGAATACAAGATAATGATGTACTAGACACGTGGTTTTCATCTGGACTAGCTCCGTTTTCATTCTTAGGATGGCCATCAGAAAATTCAAATCAAGTATTAAATCGATACTTTCCAACTTCATTACTTGTAACTGGTTATGACATCATCTTCTTTTGAGTCGCTAGAATGTATTTTTTCTCACTTAGTTTTCAAAACAATAAACCATTTTCACAATTATTGCTTACTGGTTTAGTAAGAGATGAACAAGGAAGAAAATTCTCAAAATCATTGGGCAATGGTATTGACCCAATTGAAGTCATAAATCAATACGGAGCTGATGCTTTAAGATGGTTTTTAACTACTAATACAACACCAGGTTTAGACATAAGATATTCAGAAGATAAAATGCGTTCAGCGTGAGGATTATGTAATAAAATTTGAAATATTGCTCGTTACATTCAAAATTTACCCGATGACACAACTAAATCCAATACTGCTGCTGACAATTGAATTCACAATCGTATGGTTAAAATGAATAAAAAAATTGATAACGCATTCAAAAACTATGATTTAACGGTTGTGGGTTATGAATTAAATAAGTTTATTTATAACGATTTTTCTTCGTGATATGTAGAATTACTAAAAATAATGCCAAACAAAAATGCTGCTTTAAACAATTTCAAGAAATTGCTAATAATTCTACATCCATTATTACCTTTTATTAGTGATTATTTATATAAAACGCTTTTTGATGAAGAAATCTTAAATTCTAGACCTCTTAGATTAAGGATGATTAAGCAGCAAAATATTATTGATGTCGAAAATATAATTAAAATCGTTAGTATTTTAAGAAAATATCGTGAAGATAATCAAATTAGCAAAAAAAACGTCCTTTTTTATGATGTTAATATTACTAAAAATCAATTTAATATTGACGCAATTGCTAAACTGGCAAACGCACAAATTAAAATTAATAATGACACAGTTTATGTTGATGGAGATATCGTAGTTAATATTGAGCAAAGTATTGAACAAAAAAACGAATATATTAACTCAATCAAAAGCAAAATCGGTGAACTTGAAAACGAAATTGAACGTGCTCAAAAAATGTTAAATAATCCAAATTTTATTGCTAAAGCACCAAGCAATAAAATTGAACTAGAACAACAAAAATTACAAAAATATACAAAAGAATTAGAACAATATAAGGAGGAATTGAAATGAAAATCTTAG